The Deltaproteobacteria bacterium genome includes the window CCCAAGAGGAATTTGCGACAGGAGCTGTTCTTCAATGCCCGGGATTGCATCATAGACGAGTACCCTGAGTCGCCGCGTATCAACATAGGCCGGTGAGATGCAGTTTACGGTAATGCCGAAGGGGCCAAGCTCCTGGGCCAGAGACCGGGTGTACGATATAACCCCTGCTTTTGCGGCACCGTAGGACGAATAGACCCCAAACTGCTGTGCCTGCAATCCTGCCTGGGATGTGGTATTGACGATACGCCCCCATTTCCGGGCCTTCATGTGTTCCGCCACGGCCTGCGAACAGAAAATGGTGCCCATGAGGTTCCGATCAATCGTGGCCCTGAGATCTTCTTCCGATACCATCGACGCGATACTTGCCATGACGTCACCAGCAAGTCCCCCCGCGTTATTAATCAGAATGTCGATATGACCGAGTTCGTCCAGCGCC containing:
- a CDS encoding SDR family oxidoreductase, giving the protein MKLKGKVALITGAARAIGRAHALRLARLGADIVINDINLESYKEFQEEMATPTVVEEIRTLGVRAIGIEANVCKKEEVQAMIQKALDELGHIDILINNAGGLAGDVMASIASMVSEEDLRATIDRNLMGTIFCSQAVAEHMKARKWGRIVNTTSQAGLQAQQFGVYSSYGAAKAGVISYTRSLAQELGPFGITVNCISPAYVDTRRLRVLVYDAIPGIEEQLLSQIPLGRMANPDDISKAVEFFVTDLGDYVTGQCLSICGGAIKF